A single genomic interval of Penaeus vannamei isolate JL-2024 chromosome 21, ASM4276789v1, whole genome shotgun sequence harbors:
- the LOC113827263 gene encoding uncharacterized protein, translated as MEDLQLVPTVQRPLIRLPTLSSVSLPSSVTEYLSNLSKPQKIIIVSVGTGLTLVALVARYLRRRRRIPRKSALSRHDDASRAHRKVKPITIRSPSGEIHSIGGNISPGFHRSVHRQSSISASSDRISVASVLTTQAGDGNTLTPQQYGVMGKLCDLVIELRRNIFCNLPNGTLGG; from the exons ATGGAAGATCTCCAGTTAGTACCCACTGTGCAGCGTCCGTTGATTCGATTGCCAACTCTGTCTAGCGTTTCTCTACCCTCGTCTGTGACAGAATATTTAAGTAATTTGTCGAAGCCGCAAAAG ATCATAATTGTCAGCGTTGGCACTGGCCTGACACTTGTTGCACTGGTTGCACGCTACTTGCGCCGGCGTCGGAGGATCCCGCGGAAGTCTGCATTGTCAAGGCATGATGATGCAAGTCGTGCTCATCGAAAAGTGAAACCCATCACAATACGGAGTCCTTCTGGGG AGATTCACAGCATAGGAGGTAATATATCTCCAGGATTCCATCGTTCTGTGCACAGACAGAGCTCTATATCTGCTAGCAGTGACAGGATCAGTGTAGCATCTGTGTTAACTACACAAGCAGGAGATGGCAACACACTGACACCTCAACAATATGGAGTTATGGGTAAGTTGTGTGATCTGGTCATTGAGTTAAGGAGGAATATATTTTGTAATTTACCGAACGGGACACTAGGTGGctag